In a genomic window of Equus przewalskii isolate Varuska chromosome 4, EquPr2, whole genome shotgun sequence:
- the CCDC71L gene encoding coiled-coil domain-containing protein 71L — translation MHKRTPTHSERGSPQGAAQGHPFLWTRHPAHVPTQLLTRDQGPPAPPPTPAPSSRNWPLPRPRPLRRAPNGWGRGGGGRGLRRAHLKKGRGRKEAREEKKEKAGGAAPSNDKAQGWAPAAILHRAAAEPPAPAALRGGGGGAAAASDVGAAPGGTRRQREPRAARPERPPMRRGAKRRRRRPPAAPGAGGGPGLEAREEKVVYSRSQLSLADSTQALGDAFKLFMPRSTEFMSSDAELWSFLCSLKHQFSPHILRSKDVYGYSSCRALVPEPAPPAARRPPRRPAPRAAARRRRRRAPGGRRKPPAPPAEPEESGAAPPAPCFGGRSLEEIWRAATPTLTTFPTIRVGGDVWAERSLAAARRRARQVLRVDLEPVVRLRRFPVPRA, via the coding sequence ATGCACAAACGCACACCCACTCACTCCGAGAGGGGCTCTCCCCAGGGGGCAGCCCAAGGCCACCCCTTCCTCTGGACACGGCACCCAGCCCACGTCCCCACCCAACTGTTGACCCGCGACCAAGGGCCACCAGCTCCACCACCCACCCCGGCACCATCTTCCAGGAACTGGCCTctcccccggccccgccctcTTCGGAGAGCACCCAATGGGTGGGGCCGGGGCGGcggtgggcggggcctgaggcgGGCCCATTTAAAGAAAGGCAGAGGGCGAAAGGAGgcaagagaggagaagaaagagaaagctgggGGCGCGGCGCCGTCCAATGACAAAGCCCAGGGGTGGGCGCCGGCCGCCATCTTGCACCGGGCGGCCGCCGAGCCACCCGCGCCGGCCGCCCTccgagggggcgggggaggggcggcggcggcgagcgACGTGGGAGCCGCGCCGGGCGGGACGCGGCGGCAGCGGGAGCCGCGAGCGGCGCGGCCCGAGCGGCCTCCGATGCGGCGCGGCGCGAAGAGGCGGCGGCGCCGGCCCCCGGCCGCcccgggcgcgggcggcgggcccGGGCTGGAGGCGCGGGAGGAGAAGGTGGTGTACTCGCGCTCGCAACTGTCGCTGGCCGACAGCACCCAGGCGCTGGGCGACGCCTTCAAGCTCTTCATGCCCCGCAGCACGGAGTTCATGAGCTCGGACGCCGAGCTCTGGAGCTTCCTCTGCAGCCTCAAGCACCAGTTCTCCCCGCACATCCTGCGCAGCAAGGACGTCTACGGCTACTCGTCCTGCCGCGCGCTGGTGCCCgagcccgcgccgcccgccgcccgccgcccgccgcgcaGGCCGGCCCCGCGCGCCGCCGCCAGGAGGAGGCGCCGCCGAGCCCCGGGCGGCCGCAGGAAGCCGCCGGCGCCGCCCGCCGAGCCCGAGGAGAGCGGcgccgcgccgcccgcgcccTGCTTCGGCGGCCGCAGCCTGGAGGAGATCTGGAGGGCGGCCACGCCGACGCTCACCACCTTCCCCACCATCCGCGTCGGCGGCGACGTGTGGGCCGAGCGCAGCCTGGCGGCGGCGCGGCGCCGGGCGCGCCAGGTGCTGCGCGTGGACCTGGAGCCGGTGGTGCGGCTGCGGCGCTTCCCGGTGCCGCGGGCGtga